The following proteins come from a genomic window of Gloeomargarita sp. SRBZ-1_bins_9:
- the rplA gene encoding 50S ribosomal protein L1 has protein sequence MKKHSKRFQALLAKVEPRPYEPREAIALLKETATAKFPESAEAHIRLGIDPKFNDQQLRATVTLPKGTGQTVRVAVIARGEKVVEAQAAGADVWGSEELIEEIAAGRLDFDKLIATPDIMPKVAKLGKLLGPKGLMPSPKGGTVTFDLASAIKEFKAGKLEYRADRSGIVHVLFGKASFALEDLLVNLKAVQESIDRNRPPGAKGRYWRSLFISATMGPGIEVDFNLLRDMKLAEA, from the coding sequence ATGAAAAAACACTCTAAGCGGTTTCAAGCGCTTTTGGCGAAGGTCGAGCCGCGACCCTATGAGCCAAGGGAAGCGATTGCCCTGTTGAAGGAAACAGCGACGGCGAAGTTTCCCGAGAGTGCGGAGGCCCATATTCGCTTGGGGATCGACCCGAAGTTCAACGACCAGCAGTTGCGGGCGACGGTGACGCTGCCCAAGGGGACCGGGCAAACGGTGCGGGTGGCGGTGATCGCCCGGGGTGAGAAGGTGGTGGAGGCCCAGGCGGCGGGGGCGGATGTTTGGGGCTCGGAGGAGTTGATTGAGGAGATCGCCGCTGGTCGGCTGGATTTCGACAAGTTGATTGCCACGCCGGACATCATGCCCAAGGTGGCCAAGTTGGGGAAATTGCTGGGTCCCAAGGGGCTGATGCCCTCGCCGAAGGGGGGGACGGTGACGTTTGACCTGGCCTCGGCAATTAAAGAGTTCAAGGCGGGCAAGCTGGAGTATCGGGCGGACCGGTCGGGGATTGTCCATGTGCTGTTTGGCAAGGCGTCGTTTGCCCTGGAGGACTTGTTGGTGAATCTCAAGGCGGTGCAGGAGTCCATCGACCGCAACCGACCCCCAGGGGCCAAGGGGCGCTACTGGCGGAGTCTTTTCATCTCGGCGACGATGGGACCGGGGATCGAGGTGGACTTCAATCTCCTGCGGGACATGAAGTTGGCCGAGGCGTAA
- a CDS encoding MBL fold metallo-hydrolase, with amino-acid sequence MGLTVQFWGVRGSIPVPGPATVRYGGNTPCVEVQAGDRRLVFDGGTGLRVLGQTLKLQAPLELHLFFSHSHWDHIQGFPFFAPAYQAGNCLHIYGPATHTGYSIKQSLSNQMLDPNFPVPLQRMQADLHFHDLLAGDVLTIGDVTVETGSLNHPNYALGYRVTWRGKTVVYASDTEHYPDRLDRSVVHLARHADVLIYDANYTDGEYHDPEQPRCGWGHSTWQAGVQVAQAAQVRQLVLFHHDPNHDDDFLDQVETQVRQVFANSLLAREGMVLQVI; translated from the coding sequence ATGGGATTGACAGTGCAGTTTTGGGGCGTACGGGGTAGTATTCCGGTGCCAGGGCCGGCGACGGTGCGCTATGGGGGTAACACCCCTTGTGTGGAGGTGCAGGCGGGGGACCGGCGGTTGGTCTTTGACGGGGGCACGGGGCTACGGGTATTGGGCCAAACCCTGAAGCTACAGGCGCCCCTGGAGCTGCATTTGTTTTTTAGCCATTCCCACTGGGACCACATCCAGGGGTTTCCCTTTTTTGCCCCCGCCTACCAAGCGGGCAATTGCCTGCACATCTACGGACCCGCCACCCACACCGGCTATTCCATCAAACAGAGCCTGAGCAACCAAATGCTCGACCCCAATTTCCCCGTACCCCTGCAGCGGATGCAAGCGGATTTGCATTTCCATGACCTGCTGGCGGGGGATGTGCTGACGATAGGGGACGTGACGGTGGAAACCGGCAGCCTCAACCACCCTAATTACGCCCTGGGGTATCGGGTGACCTGGCGGGGCAAAACCGTGGTGTACGCCAGCGACACGGAACATTACCCCGACCGGCTCGATCGCAGTGTGGTGCATCTAGCTCGCCACGCCGATGTATTGATTTACGACGCCAACTACACCGACGGGGAATACCACGACCCCGAACAACCTCGGTGTGGATGGGGCCATTCCACCTGGCAGGCGGGGGTACAAGTGGCCCAGGCCGCCCAAGTGCGCCAGCTAGTTCTGTTCCACCACGACCCCAACCACGACGACGACTTTTTGGACCAGGTGGAGACCCAAGTGCGCCAGGTGTTTGCCAACAGTCTCCTTGCCCGCGAAGGCATGGTACTACAGGTGATTTAG
- the cimA gene encoding citramalate synthase, with amino-acid sequence MSGERIWLYDTTLRDGAQREGLSLSLEDKLQIAHLLDQLGVHYIEGGWPGANPKDMQFFWQMQQEPLTHARLVAFCSTRRPRTTAAADPLLQGILAAGTPWVTVFGKSWDLHVIEGLGTTLTHNLDMIADTITYLRQHQRHVLYDAEHWFDGYLANPEYALATLETAYQAGAEWLVLCDTNGGMLPHQISEIVQQVRARFPDAPIGIHTHNDSGTAVANAIAAVQSGARMVQGTINGYGERCGNADLCTLIPNLQLKLKYDCITPEQLRHLVAVSRAVSERVNLAPNDHAPYVGASAFAHKGGVHVSAVGKNPATYEHIPPEVVGNQRRVVISEQSGLSNILAKAQELGLPLDRSHPAAKEVLRRLKELEGRGYQFEAAEASFELLVREVLGQRQPAFVLHGFQVHCQTQAQGNGHWSSSVATVKVEVNGQELITAAEGNGPVSALDNALRRALVNFYPQIGEFQLSDYKVRVLDGQAGSAATTRVLVEFTHGTDRWTTVGVSTNIIEASYQAVAEGLEYGLSRLRSQAMTASP; translated from the coding sequence ATGAGCGGCGAACGGATTTGGCTTTACGATACCACCTTGCGAGACGGTGCCCAACGGGAAGGGTTGTCCTTGAGTCTGGAGGACAAGTTGCAAATTGCCCACCTGCTGGACCAGTTGGGGGTGCATTACATCGAGGGGGGCTGGCCGGGTGCCAATCCCAAGGACATGCAATTTTTTTGGCAAATGCAACAGGAACCCCTGACCCACGCCCGGCTGGTAGCTTTTTGTTCCACCCGGCGGCCCCGCACCACCGCCGCGGCAGACCCCCTACTGCAAGGTATTTTGGCGGCAGGCACCCCCTGGGTCACGGTCTTTGGCAAGTCCTGGGATTTACATGTCATCGAAGGGCTAGGCACCACCCTGACCCACAACCTGGACATGATTGCCGACACGATTACCTACCTGCGCCAGCACCAGCGCCATGTACTTTACGACGCCGAGCACTGGTTTGACGGGTATCTAGCCAACCCGGAGTACGCCCTGGCGACCCTGGAGACGGCCTACCAAGCGGGGGCGGAATGGTTGGTGCTGTGCGATACCAACGGCGGCATGCTTCCCCACCAGATCAGCGAAATTGTCCAGCAGGTGCGCGCCAGGTTTCCCGATGCCCCCATCGGCATCCACACCCACAACGACAGCGGGACCGCCGTGGCCAACGCCATTGCCGCGGTGCAAAGCGGGGCGCGCATGGTCCAGGGCACGATTAACGGCTACGGGGAGCGCTGTGGCAACGCCGACCTGTGCACCCTGATTCCCAACCTGCAACTAAAGCTGAAGTACGACTGCATTACCCCAGAGCAACTGAGGCATTTGGTGGCGGTGAGCCGGGCGGTGAGCGAACGGGTGAATCTGGCCCCCAATGACCATGCGCCGTATGTGGGGGCATCGGCCTTTGCCCACAAGGGGGGCGTTCACGTCAGCGCGGTGGGGAAAAACCCGGCCACCTACGAGCACATTCCCCCGGAGGTGGTGGGCAACCAGCGGCGGGTGGTGATTTCCGAGCAATCCGGGCTGAGCAACATCCTAGCCAAAGCGCAGGAGTTGGGGTTGCCTTTGGACCGGTCCCATCCAGCGGCCAAGGAGGTGCTGCGTCGTCTCAAGGAGCTGGAAGGACGGGGCTATCAATTCGAGGCGGCGGAGGCCAGTTTTGAGTTGCTGGTGCGGGAGGTGCTGGGGCAGCGGCAACCGGCTTTCGTCCTGCATGGGTTTCAGGTCCACTGTCAGACCCAGGCCCAGGGCAACGGTCACTGGAGTTCGTCGGTGGCGACGGTGAAGGTGGAAGTCAACGGCCAGGAGTTAATCACAGCAGCCGAGGGCAACGGCCCAGTGTCAGCTTTGGACAATGCCCTGCGGCGGGCGCTGGTGAATTTCTATCCCCAAATCGGCGAGTTCCAGTTGAGCGACTACAAGGTGCGGGTGCTGGACGGGCAGGCGGGGTCGGCGGCCACCACCCGGGTACTCGTCGAATTTACCCACGGAACAGACCGCTGGACCACAGTGGGGGTGTCCACCAATATTATTGAAGCCTCTTACCAGGCGGTGGCGGAGGGGTTGGAATACGGTCTGAGCCGGTTGCGGTCCCAGGCAATGACAGCTTCACCGTGA
- the secE gene encoding preprotein translocase subunit SecE, which translates to MEKKETVAPSAKAGLLTFLQDVRAELKKVIWPTRQQLISESLAVILMVVAATLMIYLVDSLFAWLARRVFP; encoded by the coding sequence ATGGAGAAAAAAGAAACGGTGGCACCGTCGGCCAAGGCCGGCCTGCTGACGTTTTTACAGGATGTGCGCGCTGAGTTGAAGAAAGTGATTTGGCCGACTCGGCAGCAGCTCATCAGCGAATCGTTGGCGGTTATCCTGATGGTGGTCGCGGCGACGCTGATGATTTATCTGGTGGACAGTTTATTTGCGTGGTTAGCGCGGCGGGTGTTTCCATGA
- the nusG gene encoding transcription termination/antitermination protein NusG, with protein MTYTAEPREGEERAGRPCWYVVQVASGCEQKVKSSLEQRSRTLDMTDRILQVAIPQAPVVRIRKDGSRQNTEEKIYPGYVYVQMLAVQNDKGQWEIDDEAWQVVRSTPHVINFVGSPQVRGGRVQVKPVPLSDAEVDRVFRSVAVEEPKVKVDMAPGDRILVISGPFKDFRGEVIEVSPERSKLKALLSIFGRETPVELEFTQIQKES; from the coding sequence ATGACCTATACAGCGGAACCAAGGGAGGGGGAAGAACGGGCGGGACGGCCCTGTTGGTATGTAGTGCAGGTGGCCTCCGGCTGTGAGCAAAAGGTCAAAAGCAGCCTGGAGCAGCGCAGCCGTACCCTGGACATGACGGACCGGATTTTGCAGGTGGCGATTCCCCAGGCACCGGTGGTGCGCATCCGTAAAGACGGCAGCCGCCAGAACACGGAGGAAAAGATCTACCCAGGCTATGTGTATGTGCAGATGCTGGCGGTGCAAAACGACAAGGGCCAGTGGGAGATTGATGATGAGGCCTGGCAGGTGGTGCGCAGTACGCCCCATGTGATCAACTTCGTCGGGTCGCCCCAGGTGCGGGGGGGGCGGGTGCAGGTCAAGCCGGTGCCCCTGTCGGATGCGGAGGTGGATCGGGTCTTCCGGTCGGTGGCGGTTGAGGAACCCAAGGTGAAGGTGGACATGGCCCCCGGCGACCGGATTCTGGTGATTTCTGGGCCGTTTAAGGACTTCCGGGGTGAGGTCATCGAGGTCAGTCCTGAGCGCAGTAAACTCAAGGCGCTGTTGTCGATTTTTGGCCGGGAAACGCCGGTGGAGTTAGAGTTCACCCAGATTCAAAAAGAAAGCTAA
- the rplJ gene encoding 50S ribosomal protein L10: MGRTLASKKAIVEELKQTLDQTQLTLVIDYQGLTVAEMTDLRRRLRATGARCKVTKNTLMRLAVRDNPTWQPMERFLKGANAFLLIRDDLPGAVKAYQEFQKATKKTELRGAVMEGQALDEQALKAVLELPPKEVLMAKVAGMLKTLPTQLATALQAVPTQLATGINEVPASLGRVLQAVVQQKEAAGS, from the coding sequence ATGGGACGTACCTTAGCGAGCAAAAAGGCGATTGTGGAGGAACTGAAACAGACCCTGGACCAGACCCAGTTGACGCTGGTGATTGACTACCAGGGGTTGACGGTGGCGGAGATGACGGACTTGCGCCGGCGGTTGCGCGCGACCGGTGCCCGCTGCAAGGTGACCAAGAACACGCTGATGCGCCTGGCCGTGCGGGACAATCCCACCTGGCAGCCGATGGAGCGCTTCCTCAAGGGGGCGAATGCCTTTCTCCTCATTCGGGATGATTTACCAGGGGCGGTCAAGGCTTACCAGGAGTTTCAGAAAGCCACCAAGAAAACCGAATTGCGGGGCGCGGTGATGGAGGGGCAAGCCCTGGACGAACAGGCTCTCAAGGCGGTGCTAGAGCTGCCCCCCAAAGAGGTGTTGATGGCCAAAGTGGCGGGGATGCTCAAGACCTTGCCCACCCAATTGGCCACCGCGCTCCAGGCGGTCCCCACCCAACTGGCGACGGGGATCAACGAAGTACCGGCCTCCTTGGGGCGGGTGCTGCAGGCGGTTGTCCAACAAAAGGAAGCCGCCGGTTCCTAA
- a CDS encoding histidine phosphatase family protein, producing MAATRLLLLRHGESTYNAQSLIQGRSDAALLTERGRAMAGQTGQLLQGVAIDQMYVSPLRRALETAQLLNLAGVPITVTPDLLEIDLPAWEGLPQETVKQQFPEDYRRWRTAPKEFVMQGRYPLLELLSQAERLTQRLHSQHQGQTVLGVGHATMNRLWLVQLLRLAPEHYFRLQQSNCGVSVVNLQGEQVQLEALNLVFHTGNLFPKYKGGTRIYLVRHGETDWNRQGQFQGLKDIPLNAQGRRQAEQTRRWLAQVPLTFAISSPLSRARQTAEILLADHPGVTLELLPELQEISHGLWEGKFHHQVEAEFPGMLAAWHTRPETVQMPEGENLQQVWERAARAWQSIITRYEGQQGLVVAHDAINKAILCQLFHLGPERFWLFKQGNGAVSVIDYPEGAQGPPVLQMLNLTRTDGFFDQTAAGAL from the coding sequence ATGGCCGCTACCCGTCTCCTGCTGCTGCGTCACGGTGAGAGTACCTACAATGCCCAGTCGCTGATTCAGGGTCGTTCGGATGCGGCCTTGCTCACGGAGCGAGGACGGGCCATGGCGGGGCAGACAGGGCAATTGCTCCAGGGGGTGGCGATTGACCAGATGTACGTCAGCCCCCTGCGACGTGCCCTGGAGACGGCCCAGTTGCTCAACCTGGCGGGGGTGCCCATCACGGTTACGCCTGACTTGCTAGAGATTGATTTGCCGGCGTGGGAGGGACTGCCCCAGGAGACGGTTAAGCAGCAATTTCCCGAGGATTACCGGCGCTGGCGCACGGCCCCCAAGGAATTTGTCATGCAGGGTCGTTATCCCCTACTGGAGCTGCTTTCCCAGGCGGAGCGCTTGACCCAGCGCTTGCACAGTCAGCACCAGGGGCAAACGGTATTGGGGGTGGGGCACGCCACCATGAACCGCCTGTGGTTGGTGCAGCTGTTGCGGTTGGCGCCGGAGCATTACTTCCGGTTGCAGCAGAGCAACTGTGGGGTGAGTGTTGTCAATCTCCAGGGCGAGCAGGTGCAACTGGAGGCCCTCAACCTGGTATTCCACACGGGCAATCTCTTTCCCAAGTATAAGGGGGGGACGCGTATCTACCTGGTGCGGCACGGGGAGACGGACTGGAACCGCCAGGGCCAGTTTCAGGGGCTGAAGGATATTCCGCTCAACGCCCAGGGCCGTCGCCAGGCGGAACAGACGCGGCGGTGGCTGGCCCAAGTGCCCTTGACGTTTGCCATCAGCAGTCCCTTGAGTCGGGCGCGCCAGACAGCGGAAATTCTCCTGGCGGACCATCCGGGGGTGACGCTGGAATTGCTGCCGGAACTGCAAGAGATCAGCCACGGTCTGTGGGAGGGCAAGTTCCACCACCAGGTGGAGGCGGAATTTCCAGGGATGCTGGCGGCCTGGCATACCCGCCCAGAGACGGTGCAGATGCCCGAGGGGGAGAATCTGCAACAAGTGTGGGAGCGGGCGGCACGGGCTTGGCAGTCCATCATCACCCGCTACGAGGGGCAGCAGGGGCTGGTGGTGGCCCACGACGCCATCAATAAGGCCATCCTGTGCCAGTTGTTTCACCTGGGGCCGGAGCGGTTCTGGTTGTTTAAGCAGGGCAACGGGGCCGTCAGCGTCATTGACTATCCCGAGGGCGCCCAGGGTCCTCCCGTTTTACAGATGCTCAACCTCACCCGTACGGATGGGTTTTTCGACCAGACGGCTGCCGGCGCCCTCTAA
- the rpsD gene encoding 30S ribosomal protein S4 → MSRYRGPRVRIIRRLGELPGLTRKTARKRVNPPGQHGQAPRKLSEYAKRLEEKQKLRYNYGVSERQLLRYVRKARRVKGSTGLALLQLLEMRLDNTVFRLGMAPTIPAARQLVSHGHIQVNGQTVYTPSYECKPGDVITVRPRESSRKLVAAYAEYPGLATLPTHLEFDKNRLEGRVTGVVERQCVALQVNELLVVEFYSRKA, encoded by the coding sequence ATGTCTCGTTATCGTGGCCCACGGGTGCGCATCATTCGTCGGTTGGGGGAGTTGCCGGGTTTGACCCGCAAGACGGCCCGCAAGCGGGTAAATCCCCCGGGCCAACACGGCCAGGCGCCCCGCAAGTTGTCGGAGTACGCCAAGCGGCTGGAGGAGAAACAAAAGCTGCGTTACAACTACGGCGTTTCCGAGCGGCAGTTGTTGCGGTATGTGCGCAAGGCGCGACGGGTGAAGGGGTCAACGGGTTTGGCGCTGTTGCAACTACTGGAGATGCGCCTGGATAATACGGTGTTTCGGTTGGGGATGGCGCCGACGATTCCGGCAGCCCGGCAGTTGGTCAGCCACGGGCACATCCAGGTCAATGGCCAGACGGTTTACACCCCCAGTTACGAATGTAAACCTGGCGATGTCATTACCGTGCGCCCGCGGGAATCGTCCCGTAAGCTGGTAGCGGCCTACGCAGAGTACCCCGGCTTGGCCACGCTGCCGACCCATCTGGAGTTCGATAAAAACAGGTTGGAGGGCCGGGTGACGGGGGTGGTGGAGCGCCAGTGCGTGGCTTTACAGGTCAACGAACTGCTGGTGGTGGAGTTCTATTCCCGCAAGGCTTAG
- a CDS encoding MFS transporter, whose protein sequence is MNPQLSLWEKVCYGLGDFGPAVLANLMLVFQLIFLTNVAGLPPGLAGTVLLIGKAWDAINDPLIGFLSDQTRSRWGRRLPWMMWGAVPLGVSFLGLWWVPPWTDPWPKFLYYVVVGIAIHTFYTAVNLPYTALTAELTQDYDERTSLNSFRFGLSIAGSLCALTLALVIFQALVELPSQGRYQVLGTLGAVVAVLAIYGCVAGIRRRVMDIERQRRPVPVQESLWAQWRAVLHNRPFLFVIGIYLCSWLALQNTVAVIPYFVKYWMGLTEAAFTQVVLAVQVTALGMVFFWERVSRRLGKKAVYFLGMAAWIGAQAGLFGLQPGQVRLMFALAVIAGVGVATAYLIPWSLLPDVIEWEELRTGQRREGIFYSLMVFLQKVGLALGLFLVGQALEWSGFVKTVAGQPEPVQPVSALLAIRWLIGPLPTLVLLLSLVFAYYYPITREKHAEIVLRLAERTHPGSDSLGD, encoded by the coding sequence ATGAACCCCCAATTGTCCCTCTGGGAAAAAGTTTGCTACGGGCTGGGGGATTTTGGCCCCGCGGTATTGGCCAATTTAATGCTGGTGTTTCAGTTGATTTTTTTGACCAACGTAGCCGGACTGCCACCGGGTCTCGCCGGAACGGTACTCCTGATTGGCAAAGCCTGGGATGCCATTAATGACCCGCTGATTGGTTTTCTCAGTGACCAGACCCGCAGTCGTTGGGGCCGCCGGTTGCCCTGGATGATGTGGGGAGCGGTGCCCTTGGGGGTGAGTTTCCTGGGGCTGTGGTGGGTGCCCCCCTGGACAGACCCCTGGCCCAAGTTCCTGTACTACGTGGTGGTAGGAATTGCCATCCATACGTTTTATACGGCGGTGAATTTGCCCTATACGGCCCTGACGGCGGAGTTGACCCAGGACTACGACGAGCGCACCAGCCTGAATAGTTTCCGGTTTGGGTTGTCCATCGCCGGCAGCTTGTGTGCGTTGACCCTGGCGCTGGTGATTTTTCAAGCCCTGGTGGAGCTGCCGAGTCAAGGGCGCTATCAGGTGTTGGGGACCCTAGGGGCCGTGGTGGCGGTGCTGGCTATCTACGGTTGTGTGGCGGGGATTCGCCGGCGGGTGATGGATATAGAACGGCAGCGGCGACCGGTCCCTGTTCAAGAATCCCTCTGGGCGCAATGGCGGGCCGTCCTGCACAACCGACCGTTTTTATTCGTGATCGGCATTTACCTGTGCTCCTGGCTGGCCCTGCAAAACACCGTGGCGGTGATTCCCTACTTCGTCAAGTACTGGATGGGCTTGACCGAGGCGGCCTTTACCCAGGTGGTGCTGGCGGTACAAGTAACAGCCCTGGGGATGGTGTTTTTCTGGGAACGGGTCAGCCGCCGCCTGGGCAAAAAGGCAGTGTATTTTCTGGGGATGGCGGCTTGGATTGGGGCGCAGGCGGGCTTGTTTGGGCTGCAACCAGGGCAGGTGAGGCTGATGTTCGCCTTGGCGGTGATCGCCGGTGTGGGGGTGGCCACTGCTTACCTGATTCCCTGGTCCCTGCTGCCGGATGTGATCGAGTGGGAGGAACTGCGCACGGGACAGCGGCGGGAAGGGATTTTCTACAGCTTGATGGTGTTTTTGCAAAAGGTGGGTCTAGCGCTGGGGCTATTCCTGGTGGGTCAGGCGCTGGAATGGTCCGGGTTTGTCAAAACGGTAGCGGGGCAACCGGAACCGGTGCAGCCCGTCAGTGCCTTGCTGGCTATTCGTTGGCTGATCGGCCCGCTACCGACGCTGGTGCTGCTGTTGAGCCTGGTCTTTGCCTATTACTACCCCATCACCCGGGAAAAACACGCCGAGATCGTCCTGCGCTTGGCAGAACGTACCCATCCAGGCTCTGATAGCTTGGGCGACTAG
- the sat gene encoding sulfate adenylyltransferase: MDIKPDPHGGVLIHRLVSGDDRAHWEEQTRHSLCLPLNERALSDVEMIATGGFSPLTGFMNRVDYQAVVETMHLANGLPWTIPITLGVPEDLAASLQEGMLVRLQSPQGTDIGVLEIQDIYRPDREREALQVYRTTETAHPGVQALYQQGPVYVGGPIWVWELPAPPFPRYHLPPAKSRQVFQERGWQTVVGFQTRNPIHRAHEYIQKCALEIVDGLFLHPLVGATKSDDIPADVRMRCYEVVIEHYFPKERVVLGVNPAAMRYAGPREAVFHALVRKNYGCTHFIVGRDHAGVGNYYGPYDAQHIFREFDPQALGITPLFFEHAFYCPRTQGMATSKTSPSPPEERIHLSGTKVRELLRRGEPLPPEFSRPEVAAILMAAMRE; encoded by the coding sequence GTGGACATTAAGCCTGATCCCCATGGGGGGGTATTGATTCATCGCCTGGTATCCGGGGATGATCGAGCGCATTGGGAAGAACAAACCCGTCACTCCCTCTGCCTGCCCCTGAATGAACGCGCCCTGTCGGATGTGGAAATGATAGCCACGGGCGGGTTTAGCCCCTTGACTGGGTTTATGAACCGAGTTGATTACCAGGCGGTGGTGGAGACCATGCATCTGGCCAACGGCCTGCCCTGGACGATTCCCATCACCCTGGGGGTGCCGGAGGACCTGGCGGCCTCTTTACAGGAAGGGATGCTGGTGCGGTTGCAAAGCCCCCAGGGGACGGACATCGGCGTGCTGGAAATTCAGGACATCTATCGTCCTGACCGGGAGCGGGAAGCGCTGCAGGTTTACCGCACAACGGAAACGGCCCACCCCGGTGTCCAGGCCCTCTACCAGCAGGGACCGGTGTATGTGGGGGGACCGATCTGGGTGTGGGAATTGCCGGCGCCGCCCTTTCCCCGGTACCATTTGCCCCCGGCCAAAAGTCGGCAGGTGTTTCAGGAGCGGGGCTGGCAGACGGTGGTGGGGTTCCAAACCCGCAATCCCATTCACCGCGCCCACGAATACATCCAAAAATGCGCCCTGGAAATTGTGGATGGTTTGTTTCTTCACCCGTTGGTGGGGGCGACCAAAAGCGACGACATCCCGGCGGACGTGCGCATGCGCTGCTATGAGGTGGTGATTGAGCATTACTTTCCTAAAGAGCGGGTGGTGCTGGGGGTCAATCCGGCGGCGATGCGTTATGCAGGACCCCGGGAGGCGGTCTTCCACGCTCTGGTGCGCAAAAACTATGGCTGCACCCACTTCATCGTCGGGCGGGACCATGCGGGGGTGGGCAATTACTACGGCCCCTACGACGCCCAACATATCTTCCGGGAGTTTGACCCCCAGGCGTTGGGGATTACGCCCCTGTTTTTTGAACACGCCTTTTATTGCCCCCGCACCCAGGGCATGGCCACCAGCAAGACCAGCCCCAGTCCCCCGGAGGAGCGCATCCATCTATCGGGTACCAAGGTGCGGGAGTTATTGCGCCGGGGTGAACCGTTGCCCCCGGAATTTAGCCGACCGGAAGTCGCGGCGATTTTGATGGCGGCGATGCGGGAGTAA
- the rplK gene encoding 50S ribosomal protein L11, translating into MAKKVTAVVKLALPAGKANPAPPVGPALGQHGVNIMMFCKEYNAKTADKVGMIIPAEITIYEDRSFTFVLKTPPASVLLAKAAGIEKGSGDPKGKKVGKITRAQLREIAQTKLPDLNTDDIEAAMRTVAGTARQMGITIVD; encoded by the coding sequence ATGGCCAAAAAAGTGACTGCGGTGGTGAAATTGGCGTTACCGGCTGGGAAGGCAAACCCGGCGCCTCCGGTAGGTCCGGCCCTGGGGCAACATGGGGTCAATATCATGATGTTCTGTAAGGAGTACAACGCCAAAACCGCTGACAAGGTGGGGATGATCATCCCGGCGGAGATCACGATTTACGAAGACCGCAGCTTTACCTTTGTCCTGAAAACGCCCCCGGCATCGGTGTTACTGGCCAAGGCGGCGGGGATTGAGAAGGGTTCGGGCGACCCCAAGGGCAAAAAGGTGGGGAAAATTACTCGGGCGCAACTGCGGGAAATTGCCCAGACCAAACTGCCGGACCTGAACACGGATGACATCGAAGCGGCTATGCGCACGGTCGCCGGGACGGCCCGCCAGATGGGAATCACTATTGTGGATTGA
- the rplL gene encoding 50S ribosomal protein L7/L12 — MSAKTDAILEELKSLTLLEAAELVKKIEETFGVSAAAPVGGMVMAAAPVAAAGAPAAPAPAAEPVEEQTEFSVILEAVPADKKIAILKVVRELTGLGLKEAKDLVEAAPKPVKEGIPKEEAEKIKAKLVEAGATVAVK, encoded by the coding sequence ATGTCTGCGAAAACCGATGCCATTTTAGAAGAGCTGAAGAGCTTGACCCTGCTGGAAGCAGCCGAGCTGGTCAAGAAGATTGAGGAAACCTTTGGGGTGAGTGCCGCCGCCCCGGTTGGGGGGATGGTCATGGCCGCCGCCCCTGTGGCCGCTGCGGGTGCCCCTGCTGCTCCTGCTCCGGCAGCTGAACCGGTGGAGGAACAAACTGAGTTCAGCGTGATCCTAGAGGCGGTACCGGCGGATAAGAAGATCGCCATCTTGAAGGTGGTGCGGGAGTTGACCGGCCTGGGGTTGAAGGAGGCCAAGGACCTGGTGGAGGCAGCCCCCAAACCGGTCAAGGAAGGCATCCCCAAGGAGGAAGCCGAGAAGATCAAGGCCAAACTGGTGGAGGCCGGTGCTACAGTAGCGGTGAAGTAA